The following proteins are encoded in a genomic region of Planococcus lenghuensis:
- a CDS encoding catalase, whose protein sequence is MKDENKTNNQSGNNEERETLTTRQGHPVVNNQDIRTVGNRGPGTLENYHFIEKISHFDREEIPERIVHARGAGAFGYFETYGTVGDEPVEKYTRAKVFSGKGKQTPTLVRFSTVAGAKDSPETARDPRGFAVKFYTEDGNWDLVGNNIKIFFIRDAMKFPDMIHAFKADPASNIPNPERMFDFVARTPEATHMITWLFSPWGIPANYREMEGSGVNTYKWVNKDGEAVLVKYHWEPKQGVRNLTQEEANAIQATNVGHATQDLYEAIERGDYPEWELQVQIMSDDEHPELDFDPLDDTKLWPTDKFPMLPVGKMVLNRNPENYHAEIEQSAFGTGVLVDGLDFSDDKMLQGRTFSYSDTQRYRVGANYLKLPVNAPQNKVNTNQQRGAMDVHRSDEAGSNPHINYEPSVIGGLKEADQGDNKEYQPEYNARLVRQPIDRTNNFGQAGETYRSFNDFERDELINNLGDALAVSDKRIQDQMIENFTKADEDYGRRVKEAIEKKMNMMNEMEVGDSSLSANKGVNKAEEEGHPAKRH, encoded by the coding sequence ATGAAGGACGAAAACAAGACAAATAATCAGTCTGGCAACAATGAGGAACGTGAAACGCTCACTACCCGGCAAGGGCATCCGGTCGTTAATAACCAGGATATCCGCACTGTCGGCAACCGCGGCCCCGGAACTCTTGAGAACTATCACTTCATTGAAAAAATCTCCCATTTCGACCGTGAAGAAATTCCCGAGCGAATCGTGCACGCACGCGGAGCAGGAGCTTTCGGTTATTTTGAAACATACGGCACTGTCGGTGATGAGCCGGTCGAAAAATACACACGTGCAAAAGTATTTTCAGGCAAAGGCAAACAGACACCGACATTGGTCCGCTTCTCAACAGTGGCAGGTGCAAAGGATTCACCTGAAACGGCACGCGACCCGCGCGGATTCGCAGTCAAATTCTACACAGAAGACGGCAACTGGGATCTCGTCGGCAACAACATCAAAATCTTCTTTATCCGTGATGCGATGAAATTCCCGGACATGATCCACGCGTTCAAAGCGGATCCTGCTTCAAACATCCCGAACCCTGAACGTATGTTTGACTTCGTTGCCCGCACACCGGAAGCAACACACATGATCACATGGCTGTTTTCGCCATGGGGAATCCCGGCGAACTATCGCGAAATGGAAGGCTCGGGCGTCAATACGTACAAATGGGTCAATAAAGATGGTGAAGCAGTACTTGTCAAGTATCACTGGGAGCCGAAACAAGGTGTCCGCAACCTGACGCAGGAAGAAGCGAATGCAATTCAGGCGACAAACGTTGGACATGCGACACAGGACCTGTACGAAGCAATCGAACGCGGAGACTACCCTGAATGGGAACTTCAGGTTCAGATCATGAGCGACGATGAACATCCGGAACTGGATTTTGATCCGCTTGATGATACAAAACTGTGGCCGACAGATAAATTCCCGATGCTGCCGGTTGGTAAGATGGTACTGAACCGCAACCCTGAAAACTACCATGCAGAAATCGAGCAGTCGGCATTTGGAACAGGCGTCCTTGTTGATGGACTCGACTTCTCGGATGACAAAATGCTTCAGGGGCGTACGTTCTCGTACTCGGATACACAGCGTTACCGCGTTGGTGCCAACTATCTGAAACTGCCAGTGAATGCACCGCAGAACAAGGTGAACACTAACCAGCAGCGAGGAGCGATGGATGTGCACCGTTCAGACGAAGCCGGTTCAAACCCGCATATTAATTATGAGCCATCTGTCATTGGCGGTCTGAAAGAAGCCGACCAGGGCGATAACAAAGAGTATCAGCCAGAGTACAATGCGCGTCTCGTGCGCCAGCCGATCGACCGCACAAATAACTTTGGTCAGGCAGGCGAAACGTATCGCAGCTTCAACGACTTTGAGCGTGATGAACTGATCAACAACTTGGGTGATGCACTCGCTGTCAGCGATAAGCGTATCCAAGACCAGATGATCGAGAACTTTACGAAAGCGGACGAAGATTATGGCCGCCGTGTAAAAGAAGCGATCGAAAAGAAAATGAACATGATGAATGAAATGGAAGTTGGCGACAGCTCCCTGTCAGCGAATAAAGGTGTCAACAAAGCTGAAGAAGAAGGACACCCGGCGAAACGTCATTAA
- a CDS encoding aldo/keto reductase: MKYSNLGRTGLQVSNLSLGTMAFGRWIDEEASADILDAALEAGVNVVDTANFYGKGQDEVVKCGTGESEEIIGRALKGRRHSVVLATKVGLPMGQGVNDRGLSRFHIMREAEQSLRRLQTDYIDLYQVHRFDERTPLDETLTALTELVKQGKVRYIGCSNFAAWQMAKSNGISDMLKLEHFVSSQSQYNLLSRELEREILPFCQSENMGLLVYSPMARGMLSGKYTSAGDLPEGSRAALGEELIRQYFTDENFEQVAIYRQLAEEHSVNLSQFSLGWVLNQPGVTSAIIGASKPHHITDAVKVSDWLWPDDLQEQIR; this comes from the coding sequence ATGAAGTACTCGAACCTGGGAAGAACAGGTTTACAGGTATCAAACCTGAGCCTTGGCACGATGGCATTCGGCCGGTGGATCGATGAAGAGGCATCTGCTGATATTCTGGATGCGGCACTTGAAGCGGGAGTTAACGTGGTGGATACGGCGAATTTTTATGGAAAAGGCCAGGATGAAGTTGTTAAATGCGGTACCGGGGAGTCGGAAGAAATTATCGGCCGGGCATTGAAAGGCAGGCGGCACAGCGTCGTCCTGGCAACGAAAGTGGGATTGCCGATGGGGCAGGGGGTCAATGACCGCGGACTTTCCCGTTTTCATATTATGCGGGAAGCGGAACAATCACTCCGGCGGCTGCAGACCGACTATATCGATCTGTATCAAGTACACCGCTTTGATGAGCGGACGCCGCTTGATGAAACACTTACTGCACTGACGGAACTGGTTAAACAGGGGAAGGTCCGCTATATCGGCTGCTCGAATTTCGCTGCCTGGCAAATGGCGAAATCGAATGGCATCAGCGATATGCTGAAGCTGGAGCATTTCGTTTCATCCCAGTCTCAATATAATCTTCTGTCCCGTGAGCTCGAGCGGGAAATCCTTCCGTTCTGCCAATCAGAGAACATGGGACTTCTAGTGTACAGTCCGATGGCCCGCGGCATGCTGTCAGGCAAGTATACGTCAGCCGGCGATTTGCCGGAAGGCAGTCGGGCCGCACTCGGCGAAGAACTGATCCGGCAATACTTCACCGATGAAAATTTTGAACAGGTGGCGATCTATCGCCAGCTGGCTGAGGAGCACAGCGTCAATCTCTCGCAATTCTCACTTGGCTGGGTGCTGAATCAGCCGGGCGTCACTTCGGCGATCATCGGTGCAAGCAAGCCGCATCATATAACCGATGCGGTAAAAGTCAGTGACTGGCTGTGGCCTGACGACCTGCAGGAACAGATTCGCTGA
- a CDS encoding alanyl-tRNA editing protein, whose amino-acid sequence MTTELYLDDSYLTMCETTIIAVEGNKVQLSGTVFYPAGGGQDSDTGMLMQLGEQVEVLRVKKEAGTIIHYVEEPHKLALGPVTAAIDWDRRSGLMKHHTLLHVLAAVCHRSYNSLCTGNQIYPDKARIDLTGISELSREAIDRLIQKTNEELLENHEVTVRTVPRRDAEQLSGAIKTVVNLIPETVQEVRLVKIGDIDEQACGGTHVKETGIIGQFILEKMKNKGKGVTRLEVRAI is encoded by the coding sequence GTGACAACAGAGCTCTATTTGGACGACAGTTACTTAACAATGTGCGAAACGACAATCATTGCTGTGGAGGGCAATAAAGTGCAATTGAGCGGCACTGTCTTTTACCCGGCGGGCGGCGGACAAGACAGTGATACGGGCATGCTGATGCAGCTCGGAGAACAGGTGGAAGTGCTCCGCGTCAAAAAAGAAGCGGGCACCATTATCCATTATGTAGAGGAACCGCATAAACTGGCACTCGGGCCGGTGACGGCTGCCATCGACTGGGACCGCCGGAGCGGGCTGATGAAGCATCACACCCTGCTGCACGTGCTTGCAGCCGTGTGCCACCGTTCGTATAATTCCCTTTGCACCGGAAATCAGATTTATCCGGACAAAGCCCGCATCGACTTGACCGGAATATCCGAGCTCAGCCGGGAAGCCATTGACAGACTGATCCAAAAAACGAATGAAGAACTTCTCGAAAACCATGAAGTCACCGTCCGGACCGTCCCGCGCAGAGATGCCGAACAGCTGTCCGGCGCCATCAAAACGGTCGTGAACCTGATTCCGGAAACGGTGCAGGAAGTCCGGCTCGTAAAGATCGGGGATATCGATGAACAGGCGTGCGGCGGAACGCATGTTAAAGAGACCGGCATCATCGGCCAGTTCATATTGGAGAAAATGAAGAATAAAGGAAAAGGTGTAACCCGCCTTGAGGTTCGGGCCATCTGA
- a CDS encoding exodeoxyribonuclease III, with protein sequence MKLISWNVNGLRAVMKKGFIDFFEQSDADVVCLQEIKLQEGQIDFSPPGYFSYWHYAERKGYSGTAIFTKQRPLSVRHGLGIPEFDTEGRIITLEMEECYVVTAYVPNSQHGLLRLDFRLRWEEALANHLQKLDNHKPVIFCGDLNVAHEEIDLRNPKANLKNSGFTPEERGKFADLLAGGLIDTYRYIYPEQEGSYTWWSYRTNCRERNIGWRIDYFLASERLADRLIDAVIHRYVMGSDHCPIELQIRL encoded by the coding sequence TTGAAACTGATTTCATGGAATGTGAACGGACTCAGGGCCGTTATGAAAAAAGGGTTCATTGATTTTTTTGAACAGTCGGATGCAGATGTTGTCTGTCTGCAGGAGATCAAGCTCCAGGAAGGGCAGATCGATTTCAGTCCGCCCGGTTATTTTTCCTACTGGCATTATGCGGAACGCAAAGGTTATTCAGGCACGGCGATCTTCACCAAACAGCGTCCGCTGTCTGTTCGCCATGGATTAGGAATCCCGGAATTTGATACGGAAGGCCGGATCATTACACTGGAAATGGAAGAATGCTATGTCGTTACCGCCTATGTACCGAATTCCCAGCATGGGTTGCTGCGCCTGGACTTCCGGCTTCGCTGGGAAGAGGCATTGGCGAATCATCTTCAGAAATTGGACAATCACAAGCCGGTGATTTTCTGCGGAGATTTGAATGTGGCGCATGAGGAGATTGATTTACGCAATCCGAAAGCGAATTTGAAAAACTCCGGGTTCACGCCGGAGGAACGGGGAAAGTTTGCCGATCTGCTGGCCGGCGGGTTGATCGATACCTATCGTTACATCTACCCCGAGCAGGAAGGCAGCTATACATGGTGGTCATACCGGACAAATTGCCGGGAGCGGAATATCGGCTGGCGGATTGATTATTTCCTCGCATCGGAGCGGTTGGCTGACCGGCTGATCGATGCGGTGATCCACCGGTATGTAATGGGTTCCGATCATTGTCCGATTGAACTGCAGATCCGGCTGTAA